The Candidatus Poribacteria bacterium genome includes a region encoding these proteins:
- a CDS encoding DUF5069 domain-containing protein: MAGMIPTISSGVAGPLGVLHLPRFWSKVLMDAKGQLHEDYPACGAGFDQMVLDGLGLDKDATLAYISDNSPTYPQFESWVSENGSFDDAAVAELNAAISGYNHDDDTRGGILGASGIDDDGSILDAVNLNNLDDWYELHASLG, encoded by the coding sequence ATGGCAGGAATGATTCCAACAATTAGTTCCGGGGTTGCAGGACCGCTCGGCGTGTTACACCTCCCCCGATTCTGGTCAAAAGTACTAATGGATGCCAAGGGTCAGCTGCATGAAGATTATCCAGCATGCGGTGCAGGCTTCGATCAAATGGTGTTAGATGGGCTCGGTCTGGATAAAGATGCTACGTTGGCATATATCAGTGACAATTCCCCGACCTATCCGCAGTTTGAATCCTGGGTTTCGGAGAACGGAAGTTTTGACGATGCGGCAGTCGCCGAACTGAACGCTGCAATTTCAGGCTATAATCACGACGACGATACCCGTGGCGGCATCCTGGGTGCAAGTGGCATTGATGACGACGGCTCCATCTTAGATGCTGTTAATCTCAACAACCTTGATGACTGGTATGAATTGCACGCCAGTTTAGGGTAG
- a CDS encoding 2-oxoacid:acceptor oxidoreductase subunit alpha has translation MAKYDFAIAVGGAPGQGIETAGKSISQICARYGLNVFTYTAYQSLIRGGHSFLTIRISSEPVANHGDKIDLIIALDANSVEKHLPHVAPGGALIYNSEHVKEPPTRDDIQLCPISYKELTNDPDRKARMLNVCLSSVALQLVGIDLAVLEDIIVLALLKRTGQAVVDANIAAARASYDYAAEHFTPFDVQFERQDPPLAFGSGNMLMAMGGAAAGVKFYAAYPMSPSTGILHWMAPNARDLGIIVRQCEDEISVVNMVIGAAHTGARAMCATSGGGFALMSEAIGSAGMMEIPIVVVNVQRGGPSTGLPTKTEQGDLWQVLGASQGDFPKIVVSPTSIMDGFNTIPELFNLVDKFQCPGMVLTDLSLAEGHTTFVPDSINWQPKIDRGELITEPGQTDGEYLRYQITDSGISPRAIPGTPEHMHVVATDDHDEAGGLISDEFTNPHKRRDIMEKRQRKMEGIVELLPPPTLEGPEDAEVTLIGWGSTHGVIGEAAQLLTEAGIATNHIHFKWLYPMDEDAVNEVLSKAAHAIIVECNYTGQFARFLRGETGFKADGHIRKYDGEPFMPHHVVDGARELLNSKTDLYVPYQEIVV, from the coding sequence ATGGCAAAGTACGATTTTGCAATCGCTGTAGGAGGGGCACCCGGGCAAGGTATTGAAACTGCTGGCAAAAGCATCAGTCAAATCTGTGCCCGGTATGGGCTGAACGTTTTTACTTACACCGCCTATCAATCCCTCATCCGCGGCGGTCACTCCTTCCTGACGATCCGAATCAGTTCTGAACCTGTTGCGAACCACGGGGACAAGATAGATCTGATTATTGCTCTGGATGCCAATAGCGTAGAGAAGCACCTACCACATGTAGCCCCCGGTGGTGCTTTAATCTATAATAGCGAGCATGTGAAAGAGCCTCCAACACGAGATGACATCCAATTATGTCCTATTTCCTATAAAGAGCTCACCAACGATCCAGATAGAAAAGCCCGTATGCTGAATGTTTGTCTGTCCAGTGTGGCTTTGCAATTGGTAGGGATAGATTTAGCAGTGCTTGAGGACATCATCGTTCTGGCACTTCTTAAACGCACAGGTCAAGCGGTAGTGGATGCGAATATTGCTGCTGCACGTGCAAGTTACGATTACGCTGCTGAACACTTTACGCCGTTTGATGTCCAATTTGAGAGACAGGATCCACCATTAGCGTTCGGTAGCGGTAATATGTTGATGGCGATGGGCGGTGCTGCTGCAGGGGTCAAATTTTATGCTGCGTATCCGATGAGTCCATCAACGGGTATTCTTCACTGGATGGCCCCAAACGCTCGCGATCTCGGTATTATCGTCCGGCAATGTGAAGATGAAATCAGTGTTGTCAATATGGTAATCGGTGCTGCACACACTGGTGCACGCGCGATGTGTGCCACATCGGGTGGCGGTTTCGCACTCATGTCCGAAGCGATCGGCAGTGCCGGTATGATGGAAATTCCAATTGTTGTTGTTAATGTTCAACGCGGAGGTCCCTCCACAGGTTTACCTACCAAAACCGAGCAGGGAGATTTATGGCAAGTTCTCGGCGCGAGCCAAGGTGATTTTCCGAAAATTGTTGTTTCACCTACCAGTATTATGGACGGATTTAATACAATACCTGAACTCTTTAACCTCGTTGACAAGTTTCAGTGCCCCGGCATGGTGCTCACGGATTTGTCGCTGGCGGAAGGGCACACGACATTCGTGCCGGATTCTATTAACTGGCAGCCGAAAATTGACCGTGGGGAATTAATCACCGAACCAGGACAGACAGATGGTGAATATCTGCGTTACCAAATCACAGACAGCGGGATTTCGCCCCGTGCTATCCCTGGCACCCCTGAACACATGCATGTTGTTGCTACCGACGATCATGATGAAGCTGGGGGTCTGATTAGTGATGAATTCACGAACCCTCACAAACGTCGTGATATTATGGAGAAACGGCAACGCAAGATGGAAGGCATCGTTGAACTGCTCCCACCTCCGACTCTGGAAGGTCCTGAAGATGCCGAAGTTACACTGATTGGGTGGGGATCCACGCACGGTGTCATCGGTGAAGCAGCACAATTGTTAACCGAAGCAGGCATTGCCACCAACCATATCCACTTCAAGTGGCTCTATCCGATGGATGAAGATGCCGTCAACGAAGTACTTTCAAAAGCCGCACACGCCATTATCGTTGAATGCAACTACACCGGTCAGTTCGCTCGGTTCCTGCGCGGTGAAACCGGCTTTAAGGCAGATGGGCACATCCGCAAATACGACGGTGAGCCGTTTATGCCACACCACGTTGTTGATGGAGCGCGTGAACTTTTGAACAGTAAAACAGATCTTTATGTCCCCTATCAAGAGATTGTTGTCTAA
- a CDS encoding Gfo/Idh/MocA family oxidoreductase — protein sequence MRRKSLLGVFLLGYFCVLLGYFCVFPRIVAGYGLRNGRKAEKKDGVPNLSFKPVVRNEMEGFFAWVFPLGIRKATLLIIYPDRTARKIKKMQKLKLGVIGAGGIVCRMHLPDLAQGSDFEISVIGGRREHRLKHQCQEFDIPHWTQDYDAIIADDTLDAILVGTPHPLHVSWGVKALEADKHVLMQKPLCGDMDEANQFVAATEASGKTVMCLPHFNAAIYKIRQLIAENAIGRVSGARMRSSHGGPEIYYAEIRDIFGESGDDLWFFDAKQASVGALFDMGVYAVSGLVAMLGTFKRVTGFVSTFDKPTQLEDVATLVLEMQSGGIVTAETSWCDPARTGEASIHGTAGKFTMPGKDDATLSQWTPTSYTREHAPVDVKAIDCSDVAPSGMHEHFAECIREGTQPPLSNAYTARHVTEILLAGLKSSEMGRAIELTTEAENCGNCSSSDCC from the coding sequence ATGCGAAGAAAGTCTTTGCTTGGGGTGTTTTTGCTTGGGTATTTCTGCGTATTGCTTGGGTATTTCTGCGTATTTCCGCGTATTGTTGCAGGCTACGGGTTACGGAATGGAAGAAAGGCAGAAAAGAAGGATGGGGTACCCAATCTTTCGTTCAAACCCGTAGTCCGTAATGAAATGGAGGGGTTTTTTGCTTGGGTGTTTCCCCTAGGTATACGGAAAGCAACATTATTAATCATTTATCCTGACCGAACCGCAAGGAAAATTAAAAAAATGCAAAAACTGAAACTTGGTGTTATCGGTGCAGGCGGTATCGTCTGCCGCATGCACTTGCCTGACCTCGCACAAGGCAGCGATTTCGAAATTAGTGTCATCGGTGGCAGACGCGAACACCGTCTCAAGCATCAATGTCAAGAATTCGACATACCCCACTGGACACAGGATTACGACGCAATCATCGCTGACGATACGCTTGATGCTATACTTGTCGGGACTCCACACCCCTTACACGTTTCGTGGGGGGTCAAGGCATTAGAAGCCGACAAACATGTGCTCATGCAAAAACCGCTCTGTGGAGATATGGACGAAGCGAATCAATTTGTCGCGGCAACTGAAGCGAGCGGCAAAACGGTCATGTGTCTCCCACATTTCAACGCCGCTATCTATAAAATTCGCCAATTGATCGCTGAGAATGCGATTGGACGTGTGTCCGGTGCAAGGATGCGAAGTAGCCATGGCGGTCCCGAAATCTACTACGCGGAAATTCGTGATATTTTCGGTGAATCTGGTGATGATTTGTGGTTTTTCGATGCGAAACAGGCGAGCGTCGGCGCACTTTTCGACATGGGCGTTTATGCCGTCTCGGGTCTCGTCGCGATGCTCGGCACCTTCAAACGGGTGACCGGTTTCGTTTCTACTTTCGACAAACCGACGCAATTAGAAGATGTCGCAACGCTCGTGCTTGAGATGCAATCGGGTGGAATTGTCACTGCGGAGACGAGTTGGTGCGATCCTGCGCGCACGGGTGAAGCGAGTATTCACGGCACGGCGGGCAAATTCACAATGCCCGGTAAAGATGACGCGACGCTCAGTCAATGGACACCCACCTCCTATACGCGCGAACACGCTCCGGTCGATGTCAAAGCGATCGACTGTTCTGATGTAGCACCGAGCGGAATGCACGAGCATTTTGCGGAGTGTATCCGTGAAGGAACGCAACCACCGCTCTCAAACGCGTATACGGCGCGGCATGTCACGGAGATTCTGCTTGCGGGACTCAAATCCTCTGAAATGGGTCGGGCAATAGAACTGACAACAGAAGCCGAGAATTGTGGAAATTGTTCATCATCGGACTGTTGTTGA
- a CDS encoding ABC transporter ATP-binding protein, with product MEGWKTFHFSGQYGIVDIMRLCASQLTKDFRHRTIVKNATFSIHPGEVVTIFGPNGAGKTTLIKILATLLKPTSGKLEIEGTDAIADASNVRGAVGVVIHENLAYPSFSPYENLTFFGQMYGVKQLEHRATTLLAEVGLQRFLHEPLRIFSRGMMQRFMIARALLHHPSVLLLDEPFSGLDVPAQQVVLERIAREQQKGTGIVITTHNTELGYLVGTRFLFMLNGELDEVAQKDEIEAETLRRTYEERLTNNAPRGL from the coding sequence ATGGAGGGCTGGAAGACCTTCCACTTTTCTGGTCAGTATGGGATCGTTGACATCATGCGCCTTTGTGCCTCTCAACTCACAAAAGACTTCAGACATCGCACGATTGTCAAAAACGCCACATTTTCAATTCATCCCGGAGAAGTGGTCACGATTTTCGGTCCCAACGGTGCCGGTAAGACAACGCTCATCAAAATCCTCGCAACCCTCCTGAAACCAACATCTGGAAAACTTGAGATTGAAGGTACGGATGCAATCGCGGATGCCTCGAACGTGCGTGGCGCGGTGGGGGTCGTGATTCATGAAAATCTTGCCTACCCTTCGTTCAGTCCTTATGAGAACCTCACGTTTTTCGGACAGATGTACGGCGTTAAACAGTTGGAACACCGTGCCACAACGCTTCTTGCTGAAGTTGGACTACAGCGTTTTTTGCATGAACCCCTTCGTATCTTCTCACGCGGCATGATGCAGCGTTTCATGATTGCCAGAGCCCTTCTCCATCACCCCTCAGTGTTGTTACTCGATGAACCTTTCTCTGGATTAGATGTTCCTGCCCAGCAGGTTGTTTTAGAGCGTATTGCACGGGAACAGCAAAAAGGCACAGGTATCGTCATTACAACGCACAACACAGAGTTGGGCTATCTCGTGGGGACGAGGTTTCTGTTCATGCTAAATGGAGAATTGGACGAGGTTGCACAGAAAGATGAAATCGAGGCGGAGACGTTACGACGGACGTATGAGGAGAGATTGACAAACAATGCTCCGCGAGGGCTGTAG
- a CDS encoding phosphopyruvate hydratase has translation MSEIIDIHAREILDSRGNPTVEVDVNLATGAFGRAAVPSGASTGEHEAVELRDKDANRYLGKGVQQAVENVNTLIAAALVGEDVFAQNDIDTAMCELDGTENKSRLGANAILGASLAVAKAAADEIGQPLYRYIGGANAKELPLPMMNILNGGSHADNNVDIQEFMIMPAGAKSFAEALRMGAEIFHSLKSVLQARNCNTAVGDEGGFAPDLGSNEEAIAVIIEAITRTSYVPGDDVLLALDAASSEFYNRDTGTYELKAEAQPTKSPAEMVAFYTELCEKYPIVSIEDGMDENDWEGWKQLTEAIGDKVQLVGDDLFVTNTTRLQQGIDGQIGNSILIKVNQIGTLTETLDAIELARRFNYTAVVSHRSGETEDTTISDLVVATNAGQIKTGSLSRTDRVCKYNQLLRIEEELGESAIFAGRKVFYNLADLH, from the coding sequence TTGTCAGAAATTATTGATATACACGCACGCGAGATATTGGACTCACGTGGTAACCCAACAGTTGAAGTGGACGTTAATTTAGCAACAGGTGCATTCGGACGTGCCGCTGTCCCCTCGGGTGCGTCTACAGGTGAACACGAAGCGGTCGAATTGCGGGATAAAGATGCCAACCGATATTTAGGGAAAGGCGTCCAGCAAGCTGTTGAAAATGTCAATACTCTCATTGCGGCGGCTCTCGTAGGTGAAGATGTCTTCGCACAAAACGACATAGATACTGCGATGTGTGAACTTGACGGCACAGAGAACAAAAGCCGGCTGGGTGCGAACGCGATTTTAGGTGCTTCGTTAGCCGTTGCGAAAGCCGCCGCAGACGAAATAGGGCAACCCCTTTATCGCTATATCGGTGGCGCAAACGCGAAGGAACTGCCTTTACCGATGATGAACATCTTAAACGGCGGTTCTCATGCGGATAACAACGTTGACATTCAGGAATTTATGATAATGCCTGCGGGGGCAAAGAGTTTCGCTGAAGCACTCCGTATGGGTGCCGAAATCTTTCACAGTCTCAAATCGGTCTTGCAAGCCCGAAATTGCAATACCGCTGTTGGTGACGAAGGTGGGTTTGCACCGGATCTCGGTTCTAATGAGGAAGCGATCGCTGTCATTATCGAAGCCATTACGCGTACGAGTTACGTTCCGGGAGACGATGTGCTCTTAGCGTTGGATGCCGCCAGTAGCGAATTCTACAACCGTGACACCGGTACCTACGAATTAAAGGCAGAGGCACAACCGACGAAATCACCAGCAGAGATGGTCGCTTTTTATACGGAGCTTTGTGAGAAATATCCAATTGTCTCTATAGAAGATGGCATGGACGAAAATGACTGGGAAGGTTGGAAACAGTTGACTGAGGCGATCGGTGATAAGGTTCAACTCGTCGGGGACGATCTCTTTGTTACCAACACCACCCGTTTGCAACAAGGTATTGATGGACAGATTGGTAACTCGATTCTGATCAAAGTGAATCAGATTGGAACGTTGACAGAAACACTGGATGCTATTGAACTCGCTCGACGCTTCAATTACACGGCGGTTGTTTCACACCGATCGGGTGAAACGGAGGATACAACGATTTCTGACTTGGTGGTCGCAACAAATGCTGGACAGATAAAGACCGGTTCGCTCTCCCGTACGGATCGAGTTTGTAAATATAATCAACTCCTTCGGATTGAGGAAGAATTAGGAGAGAGTGCCATTTTTGCGGGCAGGAAGGTCTTCTATAATCTGGCGGATCTTCATTAA
- a CDS encoding 2-oxoacid ferredoxin oxidoreductase: MARRARRERPIQGAPTARDFKGDVNPDWCAGCGDFSVLNSLQNAYAKLGRGNHDHLTVSGIGCSSNLPGYIKTYGMHTLHGRALAVATGAKFANHELNVVVTGGDGDGYGIGGNHFIHTMRKNIDLLYIVMNNETYGLTVGQASPTTIVGEQTKSTPFGNLETPLNPVAMAIVSGATYVARAFSSEGRQLAELMYNGMQHKGFAFIDVISPCVTWKKEKMKIFDYWKERVQSLENHDTSDKAAALAQAVKTGHETQLGLFYHDTSRQSLDEMEPVLGNGPIAHQPLGITQEQGDAIIQRMM, translated from the coding sequence ATGGCGAGACGAGCAAGACGCGAAAGACCTATTCAAGGAGCACCTACAGCGCGAGATTTTAAAGGGGATGTTAATCCCGATTGGTGTGCCGGTTGTGGTGATTTTAGTGTCCTTAATTCTCTACAAAATGCTTATGCGAAACTCGGTCGTGGCAATCATGATCACCTGACTGTAAGTGGAATCGGGTGTTCCTCTAACCTCCCTGGTTATATCAAAACGTACGGGATGCATACGCTACACGGTCGCGCTTTAGCAGTCGCAACGGGTGCTAAATTTGCCAATCACGAGTTGAATGTTGTCGTCACCGGTGGTGATGGTGATGGTTACGGTATCGGCGGAAATCATTTCATTCATACGATGCGAAAAAATATTGATCTCCTCTACATTGTTATGAATAACGAGACGTATGGTTTGACTGTTGGGCAAGCCTCACCGACCACTATAGTAGGAGAACAGACGAAAAGCACGCCGTTCGGTAATTTAGAGACCCCTCTGAATCCGGTCGCAATGGCGATTGTCTCTGGCGCGACTTATGTCGCAAGAGCATTTAGTTCTGAAGGAAGACAACTCGCGGAATTGATGTATAACGGGATGCAACACAAAGGATTTGCGTTCATTGACGTTATCAGTCCTTGTGTGACTTGGAAGAAGGAGAAAATGAAGATTTTTGACTATTGGAAGGAGCGAGTCCAATCTCTTGAAAATCATGACACAAGTGACAAGGCCGCTGCACTTGCGCAAGCAGTCAAGACAGGTCATGAAACGCAGCTTGGATTGTTCTACCATGATACGAGCCGCCAGTCATTGGATGAAATGGAACCCGTGTTAGGAAATGGGCCTATAGCACATCAACCCCTTGGCATTACCCAAGAACAGGGCGATGCGATTATCCAGCGTATGATGTAA